From the genome of Oryza glaberrima chromosome 1, OglaRS2, whole genome shotgun sequence:
AATTTTGCACTTGGTGTAAGTTCTACGAAAATCGTATCAAAATGATATCAAATTCTTTAAAAAGTTATCAAAGTTCGGTTCGATTTTGCAAAACATACCGATCCTTTTAGGGAAGCAGGGGCAAGTGTAAGGGGAATACATGTATTCTGATAGCCGTGTTTGACCCTGTTAAGCGATTTTAACATAGTAGCGGCAAATCAAGTTTTCTTTCGGAAAAAAGTGAGGGAAAAATCATAAACCCTAAAAAAGaggggcaaaatcacaattgTATATGAAAGTAGGGTAAGGACACCATTGCCCTAATTATTGTAACATgctgaaaatttcaaatttaaaatacagaaacaaaatttggaataataaaaaaatctttGTTCCAAAATTCCCTCATACTAATATATattggatttttcttttctttttctcttggcCAGTGCCAAAATAATGAAACCTAAAATTTAATTCTAAATTCGAAATTTGTTTATGAATTTAGAATAATATTTATTAAAGAACCATGATTATCAAATAATATAATGTAAGAAATTGttttcaaataaaagaaaatactaattattttCCTAAAAAATCTTCTTATGAATTAGTATATCTTTAGTGAATTATTTTACGaataaaatcaaataataaCTATTTTTTGAATATCCTTTTAAGGATTATTTCCTTACgaaattattttacaaataagaGATAGTGATAATTATTTATCGAAACCTTATTTGCAAACTAAATCTTAAGAAATCACTTTAAAATCATTTTCAGAAGAAGTCTGTTTTGggtccctcctccccttccccttttcttcccggaaaaagtacaccgaaggtccctcaacttgtcatggggataaaaaaacgtcctcgaaccacaaaaccagatatacgaggtcccttaactatacaaaaccggtcacccgagatcCTTAagtggttttgactccggttttggtctacgtggtggTTGAGTAAGcgtgggacccgcatgtcagcgTAATCCACGtcatcccctccctctttctcctcttctctctctcacacactttcTCCTCCACGGCAAGATGggaagggcggcagcggcgcgacggcggccagCGCCCggggggagaaggggagggcggcggcggtggcgcgacgcTGTTCGACGTTTTCCCGGCGCTGGACATTGTTGGCCGCCGCGTCATGAGCTCTGGCGGCTTCACGTTCTCGGCGTGGCTAAGGTGGTGAGCACCACTGGCGACGAACTGTCGCACGAGTCGCTCGAGGTGTTCCGGCCGATCGACAAGGAGTCGGTGCTCGCGCGTTGGCTTCGCGCACGCCacaggggtggcggcggcggtgactcCCTCGCCGCTGCGCCCCCCGTGCCGCCCggccccgcctccgccgtcgtcgccgtgtcGTCGGACTTcttctcccgcctcgccccagCAACCTCCTTCCCCACTCGCCGGCCGGCTGCCTAGAGAGGAGAAAGTgtatgtgagagagagaagaggagaaagagggagggatgACGTGGATTAcgctgacatatggggcccgcgtgggtcccacgcttactcagccgccacgtagaccaaaaccggggtcaaaaccactgaaggacctcgggtgaccggttttgtatagttaagggacctcgcatatctggttttgcggtttgaggacgttttttatcccgatgacaagttgaggtaCCCCTTCCTCTTTCTAGCCCAGCCCACCAGGCTGGCCCAACCCGGCAGCCCTCGTGGTCGAACCGGCCTCGGGAGCTGGCAAGCCGCCgaaccgagccggccaccacccCGGCTTGTTCCCCTCTTCCATCCCGGAGCTCGGCAGCCACCGTttgcccgacgccgccggcgagcatgccTCCGGTGTCCACCCCTTCCACCGCGCCTTGAAGTCGTCGGAAATAGCCCAGCCACGCCTCGAACCCTAGCCCACGAGCTGCGCCGCCAAGCCATCGTCGCTGCCCCTGCTTCTCCCGTGCACTGCGCGCCGCACGGTGCCCGTGAGAGGCGATGCCGCGACGAGACGGACGCCAACATCCCGCGTATCGCCTCCTTGTGCGCCGCTCCCCGTAACACCGCGCCCAAACTCGTCGCCGATCCGTCCGTGCCGCACGCCTCGCCGATAGCTTCGTGGGGCCTACGGCAGCGACGTTCGTGccctcgccgtgccgccgcacTGGGCGGCGCTAGCTGTTGATCCACAGCGCCATGGCCACCGTCCATCCAACCCGCTGCGGCCACGCACCCTAGGACGGCCGAGCGACCGATGGTCACTTCGCTTCCTCGGGCACGTAGTACGCTCCCTGCTTCCGCTAGCGACAAGCGCGGGAGCGCAAGGACGGCGaccgcctcggcctcggcgctCGGCTTCTCGTCCATGGCAACGAGAGCGACCGCTGCCGCCTATAAAACCTAGGGGTCCCAGCCATTCGCGCCCTTCCTCTCTTGCTCGCGCTGGCCATCATGCCCGTGTCGAACACCTTCGTCGCACCTGCCCCGCCACCCCCTCCTTCGCGCGTCGAACACCTGGTGGGCGCACGGAGCCACGCCAAGCCGAGAACCGCAAATGTACAGCGAGGACGAACCGCGCCCTCGTCGAACCTCCACCGACTGGAACCTCAACGACCGTCGATttgccgccatcgccaccacgGTGTCCCGTTTCCCGGCTGCCTCCCGGTGAGAAACcgaagccgccgtcgcctcctctccctcccgctGTCCCGCGCCGCTCTTCCGGCCGCCACCATCTCGCCGGCCGAAAGCCCTTGGAACCCTATAGCTTATCCCAACCCGCGCGCTGCCGAGTACGCCCCGTCTCGTCGGCGCCGTTCCCGCGCCACCGCGACCGCGAGGGACACAAAGCTGCCGACGGCCACGCCCTTAGAATCATCTCCCGTTGCTACGGTGACACTCATCGAGCCACGGCGCGGCCAGTTTTGCCTCGTCCCCGGTGAATTTCACCGGAGGCCGAGCTAGCGCCGATGCTTCCATGTCCGCCTCAAGCCCCCACCTTCGCCACCTCTTCCAGCTAGCGTTAGCCCCAGGTAGCCCTAGGTAAGCAACTCCACGCACCCCGCAAGCCACCGTTGGTTTCGGCATCGCCGTCAGGCAGTCGCTTCGTCGGCGTGCCCCTCAGTTCGGAACCGAAGGCCGCTACCGGCCGCCTCAACCAACTGCCGTCGCCTCAACACGCCATTGCTGCCGCTACGCCGCCTCCCACATGTGGCTGGGGTCCCCGTGGCCCTCTCCTCGCTGGCCACACCGGCCTCCGGCCCGGCTGGGCCGCCGCACAGGCTAGCCCTAGCGTCGGCGTGCTCATGCGTGAGGGAGAGAGCAgcgagaagagaggagagaaagaaagaaagaaaatgggAGTGGATTTTGATCCATCGAGGAGATGTCCtccgttgtttgcatgtcactcaaaagATTAcgaagaaattttgaaaaaaattaagaaaatatattaaattgtgATATACCACTCCACAGACATGCAAGTTTTTAGTATCAAATTCTACCTCTCTCAACGAacaatcaaatttgtttttttagagatgtagaatttgaatttgaacatgCATGtctgtggagtgatatatcacaatttaatacatcttctcaatttttttcatgactATTTAAAGTGAATATGTAAACAACGAGAGGACATGTCTTGAGGGATCACAATAGTTTCccgaaagaagagagaaattgAGGGAGAGGTTGACAGCGGGCTCCACCAGAGAATGATTTTGTTCTAAAATTAATGAAGGTGATTAACTTAATTAGTTGGTTAATATGttaggctgacatgtgggtctcatttCCTAATAAAAAGTGTTTAAAACCATGTTCAAAATCTCTTTCGCTAAAATGTGGGCCCATGTTGACCAGATCAAAGGTTGAccctggccccacctgtcaatcTGTCATTGACTCAGAGTTCCCctctataaaaatataattgctTTATAAGAGAAAATGATGCGGGTCCCACCTGGTAATTGgtgcaaaatatttttttccttcacaaAAGTAATTCCAAAAATAGGTATATAGCAGAACAGTAAGGTTTTtcatttagtttgttttaattcaaattcaaatctttGAAAGGCCATATCTCTCTCATTTTAAATAGGATTTCGATGAAACTTTCACCAAATTCTTCAAAAATCAAGACCTATCCTATGGCACtggttttgcttttcttttcgcTCCATTTTCTAGGATTTTGCGTCTTTACGTTAGACTAGGAAAGTTGGTTGTTAACCCATTGTTTGCTGAGCAGGTTACCTTTGTGAAGATGAAGCCACAGCAGTCGACGAGGAGCCACTCTCCcctccttgagcatgttgatcatatttttataaatgtgttgattgcaaataaaattgcatgctaaTTATAAATTACGTATCCAAACTTGATTGTAAACCACCGTTGAAATTGCCtcctagtatttttttaatattatggaATAGGCCAACATTTGGTTCATACAAGTGATACAACAGATAATTAAAATAGTAAACAAGTGATACTGAgatatttgataaaaaattattttgctatgaCATATTATGATTATTTTCTTCTGCCCATAGCAAAGATTGAGCATTTTGCTAgtctaaataaaaaaagacaatgGTTGTAGCACTGATTCTGCCACACACAATAAATctattgttttatatttttttaccaaatagTCCCTGATGTACTTTCATATTTCTAAATAATTCTTCTACATATTGTTATTCTATGTTATTTCATCTCTAAGATACTAGCTTATTATGCAAAGACCCTTGCAGGGGATAAGTCATTCTAAAAGCCTCACAATTAATTTGTTCCAAACAATACTAGCATGCATATAATTCATACTTACCCATAGCAAAGCAAAGCACGTATATTTAGCTAGTCATTACAAATTTTCTTTAGCAAAATGTATATACGTGATCTAGGGTGGGGTGTGTGTGTCTGTGGTGGTTCGGGGGAGAGGGTGTGTAAAGCATTAGTGAGCATGCTAGAGAATGTGGGTTGAGACATGGATATATACCATGGATTATGGGAGGATATGAAATTATGGTCCTTTTGAGGTGCATGTGTATTACTTAGAATTTGTTTTCAGTTTTCTTCTAGATTCAGTCTAAActtttcaacatttttttttcattgtgaaCTTCTCGACTTTGCCTACATCATAATTCAGCTAAATATAATTTTACCTAGAATTAATGGAGGCCAAACATAATTCACTTAATCTAAACGATAAAGTAATTTGCCTCGAAACTTTAATTTGTAGTTTCTTAACTTTCTTCAGCATGTGTCAAGTTGTAGTTAAAATTATTCTTACTCTGTTTAGAAACTATCAAATATATCTACAAAATTAGAACTATAAATTGCAAAGAATGTATACCGGGAGTCAAAACACATGCATCATGATTGAAATAGCAAGAGACACATGACGACTAAAATAGGGAGAAGAAGTAATGGCTATGGAACGAAGaatttttgtatgaatttaGAAGGAAATAGACTAATATGTATAAAACTCCTAGGTACAAAGGAACCATAGAATGTATGATGTGCAATGGTGACCAACATCGAATCAAGCATGGTGTTTGCTATAATGctaaatatgaaaatttagTGGGTGTACATGTGGATTGATACATTCTTGCACGAACATGTGATAATCATGTCCTTGTCATAACACGTACTATGTaccaataagaaaaataattaattgtttgcATCTCAACTCAAAATTGGATATAAAAATGTGTTTATGAATAGTTAAATAGTTGTTAACTTTATGTTTGTCGAGCAAATCAAATTAGTTCTTGGTTGTCACAATATAATAATGGGAAGAAGGCACGATTAGATTATTCACAACATCACTATGGATGCTAGGGGAATAGGATCCTTGAGAAGGGCTATATATGAGTGGTTGGGACTATTTGTAGTAAATAATGGTGAGAGTATAGTATTATAACTATCATAtgagagtaaatttcacaaaattatagatagTTTGATCAATTTAtgacaaaactatagatttaagtatgtctataaaaaaatataaatttagcaCCAAGTTGTTCACGGAACTAGAGAATTAAGGTATTGtgttacaaaactacatatttaacaccaattttattaaaattataactttaataactttaaaaataatagTGTTGTGGATCTAAACTTTAAAATATGCAGTCTTTGATAACTTCAAAACTAAATCCGTTGATTTGTGATACGATGTCCTAAATCAGTAGTCTTGGTGCTAAATCTTTAATTTTATGATATACACCCTGAAACATGAAGTTTAGCGATACTTTCGTCAACATatatgtggttttgtgaaatttacacaTCTTATAAACTATAATAACTCAATGTTGGAGAGTTACTCTAGTTATTGGAGTGCTAATAACTTGTAGATGGAGCTGTTAAAATAGTTGCAGTTGAGTGTTGGAATAAAATAATTCATAGGGCATTAAAATTATAGAAATTTCAATCAAAACATTCATACAAAATATgaaatttaaacatattttcatTGAACATGAACATTTTTTTGCTaattaaaaaacattttttttgtcatatacaCGTCCAAAAGGGCTGATGTGtactaaaaatttcaaaaattttgttcCAAAATTGTGAACCATGGAAGGGGATAGGGCACACTACCATTTTTTAAAtcgttttggacatatttgataTTAAATATTCATCCGTTCaccatataattttatatttattgttTTGAATATATCCCGGTATATATATCTACCAAACTAGAACAACATTAAAAAGAGTCATGAAATGTGTTGACTAAAACGATTACAGTACAAAAACTAAATAAATGTTTAGTTACAATGGCAATTATGGAAAGTAAGATATATACGCGCGCAAATTCTTGCAAGGGAGGGATGTGCGCTAGGGTTATAAGACGTTATGAATATCAGTATAGCTGACAATTAATCATGAAAAGATGAGCAGGTGAATCGTATTGGGTTACTAGCTACGTACATTATTGTTTATATGGCAAGATTAATTGAACATTGCTGCATAAAGATATTGTGGGAGCTTTTAGTTGGTTTCAAATGATtattactttattttaaaatgttgtaAACAGGGATGAGAGTGTTTGGGGTtacataataataattatttctagAATTTTGTGCAAGATATTTCCTAGTATTTTAGAATAGATCACACAAGTGTTCCTATTTTGTAGTGTAGAGTTTAGCATCGAGAAAATGTGAGATAAAAAAATTTACTTAGGAAAAAAGCTTTAAGGGCCGATTCATGGAAATTGCAAAATCTTGTTATTGCACAATTGCCTCTCTTTGGAGAATGTATTAGTACCACACATATAGTATCAAAATGTTCAGTCGAACAAAAATAACTATCAAATGCATGCTCAGAATTTTCTAAACAGATATTTAATTTGCATGGCTTACATAAGTTGCAATATTGGGACGAATGCATGATGCATATGTGTTAGTCTTACGTGTTGGGTTGGGCCTAAACATGTCATCATCGATAGAGAACCGATGAAACATTGCCAGAGTTTTCGTCCCACAATCCTCTTGAATGGTTGATCATTTCATTGTTTGAATTAATATGATAACTTACGTTactaaagaattaaaaaaatgatccaATCATATCCCCAATCCCCATCACTATGAGATCATTTAGGTCTCCTATATCTGTTTCTTAACTTGGCTATACATAAATCAGTAGATGGGTATATACGAGTGTGTAATGAAGAAACACATGATTCATCTGgcttattattataatattCATGAACAAATTATCAGTTCATATTCTACATTTATATATCCACCTTTTTGCAAGGGTTATTTTCTTAAGTTGATCTTATTCTATTTGATTATTTGTGCATACTAAGAATATTTATATTtcgcaaaagaaaataatatttgtaTGTACTAAATTGCGAAGAAAATAAGAATACctgtaaaaaatattattaataatcttttttgatttaaaaatataaatcaattAGCAAGTGGGCCAAGGAAAAAGTAGAAAGTGTTTACTTATTTCAGGAGAAAATGGAAGACTTTTACCAATCGAATTGGGTGCATTAATGGAGAAGATTGCATTAATGGGGAATATTTGCTATAGTTTGCTGGACATTAACCATCGCTGATATTCACGCGGTGCCAATGCCACACATATCTGTCGAGGGTAATTCCATTCCATTTTCACCCTGGGTGACTCGCTGTAGGCAGATCATCTATGCAGATCTCCTCCGCTATAAAACCCACCCCTAACCCCCCCATTTCTTTCACCTCACCTCGTACCAATCTGGTAGagctatagctatagctagtaGTTTACTGTTAGCCATGGCTCGCAAGAAGATCGTCCTGGACCGCATCGCCAACGACGCGACGCGGCGGGCGACGTTcaagaagcggcggcgcgggctggTGAAGAAGGCGAGCGAGCTGTCGACGCTGTGCGACGTGGACGCGTGCCTGGTGGTGTACGGGGAGGGGGACGCGGAGCCGGAGGTGTGGCCGTCGACGGAGGTGGCCATGAACGTGCTGCGGCAGTTCAGGGCGCTGCCGGAGATGGAGCAGTGCAAGAAGATGATGAACCAGGAGGACTTCCTCCGCCTCCGGATCGGCAAGCTCAAGGAGCAGCTGCGCAAGATGGACCGCGACAACCACGAGCGGGAGACGCTCATcctcctccacgacgccctccaGGGACGCCTCGGCACCTACGAGTCCCTCTCCGTCGAGCAGCTCACCAGCGTCGACTGCCTCGCCAGCGCCAGGCTCAAGGTCATCACCGACCGCCTCGTCGAGATCCGCGCCCCCAACGAGGACGGCCAGGTGCTCgttcccccacctcctcctcccccgccggcgctccccgctcctcctccgcctccggcgccaATCCTtcctctcgcgccgccgccgactcatGTTACTCCGGCCATGCCGCTGTCTtccatgccgccgccggcgttccACGGGatgaaccaccaccaccaccagaaccACTTCATCAACCATGGCGGCAACGACCAGAACGCCTGGCTCATGAACGTCGCCAggaacggcggcgacctcggcgcCCTCGTCTACAGCGCCTTCGCCAGCAGCTCCTCCTCCAACACCGGTGGCGCCGgcaccagcgccgccggcgccgccgccccgggcCCTGACATGATGGATCTCGCCAACCCGGACATGCCGGGATTCGGGTGGCCCTGGGACGACGATTCTGCGGGGCCATCTTTCCCTCCCATGTAAGGAGAGGGAGAGCTCTTCGTGctgcatgctgcatgcatggcCAGCTGCTACGTCGCGTGCTCGTGCACGGCAACAGCAGCTTTGCCCCGTCTCTATTTCGTTTTTCTCCAGCAATATTTGCAACTTAAATTTCGGTCAGGGACATGGTcccatatctatctatctatcttagTATTTCAtgcgtcttcgtcgtcgtcgtcgtctagaTCTTCTCTGCTCCATGAGCATGGAACAGTCTAATTTATCTTTTCATCGATCGAGTCGTGTCATTTTGACATCCATATAGCATATATGGATGTGTGTCTTTGTATCCGGGTCTGTACTTTGTACTCTCTGTTGCAGCATGTATGACTTCTTTTGATGAATGAAATTGCTGGTttataatttatactccctgtttcgaaatgtttgacgtcattgacttttttaaacatgtttgaccgttcgtcttattcaaaaaatttaagtaattattaattcttttcctatcatttgattcattgttaaatatatttttatgtaggcatataattttacatatttcacaaaattttttgaataagacgaacggtcaaacatgtgctaaaaagtcaacggtgtcaaacatttcgaaacggagggagtatatgtttgtGATGATTGGCTCCGATCTACGTGTTGTTTACTTCTAATATAAtccaagatatatatatgtatgtgaacTGTGAAGCGTGTATATGTATGAACTGCGGAATGTTTTTTCGTGCGACTTTACGGGGAGCAAGATGATTGGCATGATGATAGAACACACATGGCCAAATGAATGGCCTCCAAGAGAGGGTGCAGGAGATTGTGCAGGTACAGGGTGTTCCATGTTCTAACTGGAGTATCTATTGATGTTGGCGTTAATGTTTTCTTAATCGTTCTAATAATGGTTGGTCCTTTCAAGTGATGCCATTTTGACTCCAATCACATAAATGTATGCCAGGGATTAGCTAGCTATTTGTTGTATAGTACACTAAACTTTGTGgaaataaatatagttaattCTATGTTTCGTGTTTGTTTGAACTCTTTGGaattgcttaattaatttgttacgGTCCCCTTGTACAGAGATCACTAGTGATGGCGTCGAAGTTATATATATCTCTCTGCTTTGTTAAACAAAGAAAGTGAAAAGGCTGAATATGGTTCCAGGGGGTTCGATTGAATTCAGAAGTTCTCAGAAA
Proteins encoded in this window:
- the LOC127760411 gene encoding agamous-like MADS-box protein AGL80, which translates into the protein MARKKIVLDRIANDATRRATFKKRRRGLVKKASELSTLCDVDACLVVYGEGDAEPEVWPSTEVAMNVLRQFRALPEMEQCKKMMNQEDFLRLRIGKLKEQLRKMDRDNHERETLILLHDALQGRLGTYESLSVEQLTSVDCLASARLKVITDRLVEIRAPNEDGQVLVPPPPPPPPALPAPPPPPAPILPLAPPPTHVTPAMPLSSMPPPAFHGMNHHHHQNHFINHGGNDQNAWLMNVARNGGDLGALVYSAFASSSSSNTGGAGTSAAGAAAPGPDMMDLANPDMPGFGWPWDDDSAGPSFPPM